From one Culex quinquefasciatus strain JHB chromosome 3, VPISU_Cqui_1.0_pri_paternal, whole genome shotgun sequence genomic stretch:
- the LOC119768619 gene encoding ubiquitin carboxyl-terminal hydrolase-like, translating into MTTWLPLESNPDVLNKYLEKLGVSPLWNIVDIYSMDDDALAFVPSPLKSLIFLFPCSDVYEEFRAKEDAELKAKNIEHPKDLFYLRQYVHNACGTIALVHAVLNNPDIELTEGSVMKKYLDGARDLSPEERGKLLENDAGFTETHESVANEGQTAAPDINEKVYHHFVAFVHHGGKLYELDGRKMNRMMNDEDDRSRAPTTLERTTCEINVQWEGRQSAKDRWQSNTISVGDG; encoded by the coding sequence ATGACCACCTGGTTGCCactggaatcgaacccagacgTTCTCAACAAATACCTGGAAAAGCTGGGCGTTTCGCCGCTGTGGAACATCGTGGACATTTACAGCATGGACGATGACGCGCTGGCCTTTGTCCCGAGCCCGCTGAAGTCGCTGATTTTCCTGTTTCCCTGTTCCGATGTGTACGAAGAGTTCCGCGCCAAGGAGGACGCCGAGCTGAAGGCAAAGAACATCGAACACCCGAAGGACCTGTTCTATCTGAGGCAGTACGTGCACAATGCTTGCGGAACCATCGCCCTGGTCCACGCCGTTCTCAACAATCCGGACATCGAACTGACCGAGGGTTCCGTCATGAAGAAGTATCTGGATGGCGCCCGCGATCTCAGCCCGGAGGAGCGTGGCAAGCTGCTGGAGAATGACGCCGGGTTCACCGAGACGCACGAATCGGTGGCCAACGAGGGTCAAACGGCCGCGCCGGACATTAACGAGAAGGTGTACCACCACTTTGTGGCCTTTGTTCACCACGGCGGAAAGCTGTACGAGCTGGACGGGCGCAAGATGAAccgaatgatgaatgatgaagaTGACCGGAGCAGAGCTCCCACGACACTTGAACGTACAACTTGCGAGATCAATGTTCAATGGGAAGGTCGTCAAAGTGCGAAAGATCGGTGGCAGTCAAACACAATTTCCGTAGGCGATGGATAA